Genomic window (Eremothecium sinecaudum strain ATCC 58844 chromosome VI, complete sequence):
TAGACTATTTTTCAACTCAATAGAGGCCGCCTTTCGCTCATTATTGTTACTGCTCTTTAATCTATTGAATATAATAGTAAAACCAGTAAAGTTAGTCTCATAGTCAACCTCAACACCGCCTTGAGTAGTTACCGCCTTAACTAAATCACCTGCTGCATCATTTCCAACAGCCGCTGAAGATGCACCTGCTGTTCCAGCAGCAGAAGCGGAATCTACAAACAACACATCTGTAGAAGAGATCATTGGTGACAATCTTTTCCTATTCCTGTCACCCTTCCTTTTTAACATTATAGTAGGGTATTTCGTAGGTAGGGCTTAGTTATATCTTACGTTGTTTATTAGCTATCTTCTTATATAGATTGTTTTGGCTTTTAAATAAAGGAATTTTTGCTTATTAAAAAATCTCAACACGAAAATAGGATTCACAGCCGGGTAACCTGCAAGCACATGACTTCCCAGAGACCTGATTGAGCATTCCATTAATGTATTTGACAATACTCATGGTCTTCGCGTCTTGAAGCTTAGTCTCTGTGTTGTTACGGCTTAGGGGTTGTATATTCCACTGTATATACCGATTAAAGTGCTATCTGGCAAGCCTGGGTGGCCAGAAATGAGTAGTACAGACCATAGGGACTTAGCACAGCCCTTGGCAAGTCTACAGGTGGCTTGAACCGAAATACACCTCTTACGTGGCGCATTAGCTGCTGCCGCGCATCACGAGCTGCTATGTTAAGATCACTATTAACGAGGTCAACTGTCGTGAACCCCTTTCCGTAAATTAAGCTAATACCAATTACTGGTTACTATATAGAGATCTATGAGGAGAAGAAGGATCAGAACGAGTATTCTAGGGAGCTATAAAGACACTATTACACTCAAAAATGTCGTACATTACCAATCCTGCCATTATTATGGATAATGGTACTGGTTTAACCAAGCTGGGATTTGCAGGAAACGACATTCCCTCATGGGTTTTCCCAACAGCAATTGCCACTGCGCAGCATTCAAAAGCCGGCTCTAATCCTACAGGTGGGAATTCTCAGTCTCAGGTGGGAATTAGCGCTGGTGCACAGTCAGCATACTTTGGAAATGCGACCTCTACAACCGCTTTTAGTAACTTAGCCTCTACTACGTTATTGTCCAATAACTTGTCTGGAAAGAGGGGAACCGAGGATTTAGACTTCTTTATCGGGAATGAGGCTCTTGCAGCAGCTCAGGGTCCTTCATATTCTTTAAGTTATCCAGTTAAGCATGGTCAGGTCGAGAATTGGAGCCATATGGAAAGATTTTGGGAGAACTCGATATTCAAATACTTGAGAGCAGAACCTGAGGACCACTACTTCTTGTTAACAGAACCACCACTTAATCCCCCTGAGAACAGGGAACAAGTTGCTGAAATTTTCTTTGAGTCTTTTAACTGTGCAGGTTTGTACATTGCAGTACAGGCAGTTCTTGCACTAGCTGCATCTTGGACTTCGTCTAAGGTCACCGATCGGTCGCTAACAGGTACGGTGATTGATTCTGGTGATGGTGTCACTCACGTTATTCCCGTTGCTGAAGGTTATGTGGTTGGTTCTGCTATAAAAAACATTCCTATCGCAGGTAGAGATATCACGTTGTTTATTCAATCATTATTAAGAGAGCGTGGTGAGGCTGACACATCGCTAAGAACTGCAGAACGTATAAAACAAGAATACTGCTATGTATGTCCTGATATGGTTAAAGAATTTAACAAGTTTGACAGAGACGCGGATAAATTTGCTAAACTAATAGTGGAGAACCAGGAAAACACTCAAAGAAAAATTGTTGATATTGGTTATGAACGTTTCTTGGCTCCGGAGATATTCTTCAACCCAGAAATTGCGTCATCCGACTTCCTCACTCCGCTTCCTACAATCGTTGACCAGACGATTCAAGCATGCCCAATCGACGTCCGTAAAGGTCTTTACAATAACATTGTTCTATCTGGAGGCTCTACAATGTTTAAAGACTTTGGTCGTCGTTTGCAAAGGGATTTGAGATCCATTGTTAATAATAGAATTGCACAGAGCGAATTGCTAAGTGGTACAAAATCAACAGGTGTCGATGTGCAAGTTATTTCCCATAGAAGACAAAGAAATGCCGTCTGGTTTGGAGGATCTTTACTTGCACAAACTGCCGAGTTCAAGAGTCACTGCCACAATAAGAGAGATTACGAAGAATACGGCCCGGCGATCGTTAGGAACTTCAGCCTGTTCAACATGGTATAGGAATTTCATTTGCAAAAGATACGTATATATGTATTATGTTGTATACAGATGCTATGTACATAAGCCTCAATTGAAACAAAATAAGAACACAATACCATTATAATATGGAGAAAGTTTATGAATCCTGGTGGGC
Coding sequences:
- the ARP3 gene encoding actin-related protein 3 (Syntenic homolog of Ashbya gossypii AFR419C; Syntenic homolog of Saccharomyces cerevisiae YJR065C (ARP3)), whose translation is MSYITNPAIIMDNGTGLTKLGFAGNDIPSWVFPTAIATAQHSKAGSNPTGGNSQSQVGISAGAQSAYFGNATSTTAFSNLASTTLLSNNLSGKRGTEDLDFFIGNEALAAAQGPSYSLSYPVKHGQVENWSHMERFWENSIFKYLRAEPEDHYFLLTEPPLNPPENREQVAEIFFESFNCAGLYIAVQAVLALAASWTSSKVTDRSLTGTVIDSGDGVTHVIPVAEGYVVGSAIKNIPIAGRDITLFIQSLLRERGEADTSLRTAERIKQEYCYVCPDMVKEFNKFDRDADKFAKLIVENQENTQRKIVDIGYERFLAPEIFFNPEIASSDFLTPLPTIVDQTIQACPIDVRKGLYNNIVLSGGSTMFKDFGRRLQRDLRSIVNNRIAQSELLSGTKSTGVDVQVISHRRQRNAVWFGGSLLAQTAEFKSHCHNKRDYEEYGPAIVRNFSLFNMV